TCCCACTGATGGaaatttatctttaattttgcTTCTCTAAGTAAACTCTATTTCTTTAGCTGTGGTAGGTGAAGACAGCATAGTCGTGAAATACTGCGGGCTCCAACAGTGTGTAGACCTCTGTGACTGGTGACAAATCTTGCAGAAGGGCAACTACCCCCTCTGCCAGCAAGCCCATGGAGACAAGGACCACACTTACATGATCGCTCTGGAAAAATTTTTAGTGGTTTAAAGAATGATGCTTGGGAGGCCACAGAAAGGCTGGTGCTCACCCACTCCCAGCCTTGCCAGCTGCCGTCACGCAAAGGAAGCCATTTCCTGCCTCTCCAGCCAGTATTGATGCATTCCAGTCCCTCCTACGCTCCCTGCCACAGCCACCACTATGCCCCTCACCCTGCaggacaggcagctgcctgcctgtcTCCAGCACCCAGTTACACAACCGGGTGGATAGCAGGGGTGGCTGGTGGGCAGGCAGCCTGCTGACCCATCTGGGCAGGCTGTTGAAACCGAGGACATAGCTGGGGTGACTGGGGCAGAGATTTGTCTTCCCTGGAGCCGttgcctgtttttcttttgtaacccATCAAGATGGATTGGGAGGGCACAACTGCCAGGCACAAAATGAGATGAATCCTTGATTTCGTTCTGCACGTTGCTGCCCATTAGCTGGAGGTTACTGTCATGGTAGATCAGCCACTCGGGACTGCCTGGGTGCTCTCTGTCCATGAGCTACGTGGAACTGCAGCGGTCCATGAAGCTCTAGAATGATCCCCTCCTGTGGGTTTGCTGCAGGATCACTGACAGTCATGAGTAGATCATGGGGTGTAACTTGAATAACTACCATCCGGTGGAAGATGGCCAACTGTACTCTCAAGTCCTTTCTCTCCTCAGGTGCTGATTCCCCTCTTCACAGGGCAGCCACTGCCATCTGAGAAGCTCCAGGAGGTTATGGAGGGGCTGTCCACTTCCCTGAAGCAATTTGAGGAGAGGTTTCTGCAGGACAAGGCTTTTATCATTGGGAGCGAGATCTCTCTGGCGGATCTTGTGGCCATTGTGGAGCTGATGCAAGTGAGTGCTGGAGTGTGGTGAGGAAGTCTTGGCTCAAGGGAAAAGAGatgctgctgggcagggaggggtgcAGCATGTGGTAACACTTCACTAGAAAGAGGAGCGAGGGCATATCTCAACAGAACTGGCCTAATACAATGAGGAGAATATGGGAGTGGGTTCAGAAaaccagttacaaaaaaaaaaaaaaaaaaaaaaagctggctgcaACAGatctcttttgtttctcttctcccaACAATATTTCTTAATCCTTTATCATGACTTCATTTtcgatctccagagaaggaagtAATATATAAAAGTGAGGAGCAATGGCGGACAGGTCTGATGAAATAAGAAAACGATATAGGAGTATTTTTATCATACAAGAATATTCTTCTTCGGATGGTGCTTGCCCATGCAATGTCTAGAAGATGCAAGTCTGAATCTCAGACAGGCAATCAAATTAAATCTGTTACAAACTGGTTGTTCTCTGCCAGACAGTTAGGGCCTGGATCCTGCAGCCCAGAAGTGGTTCTTTCTCCCAGTTCTATATCCCAGAGACTGAAAACCAGCAGTTCAGTTTCTCTACAGAATGGTGTTCCAGAGAGTGGCACAGGCAGAAAGGAGAAGGGGGTTAGATTATGTCAACTAAGACATCAGTTCAATTAAACGCTTAGTGTTTTGTGCTGCGGTTTTGCTATATAATACAGCACCCTGGACTGCAGACCGTGCAGTTGTCCCTGGAACTGTCAGCCCACCACGTCTTCAATGCTGTAGCTGAAAATCACTCACAAGAAGTGGTATCTCTGCTGCTCATAACAGCTGTTCTGGCACTCAGGAATTGACTTGCAAATGCCCTTTAAAATACAGGCCCGCTTCTGTGTCCCCCAGACAGATGCACCCGACCAGAGATTTCCCTCCTTCCTAGTGCTCCTCTGTGAGCtcaccttcatttttttcctctacctGTACCTGCAGGTACACTTTTGGTGCCTATTGTCTGGGTGAAGAAGTGACTGCCCAGTGCCTCACTGTTGCTCTTTCCCCCTTTCTGCAGCCTGTTGGAGTTGGTTGTGACATCTTTGAAGACAGACCGAGGCTGAAGGAGTGGCGCAGGCGGGtagaggatgctgtgggaaaagAGCTTTTCTTCCAAGCCCATGAGATGATCCTCAATATCAAAGAACTGAGCAACATTCAAATTGATCCGCAGCTGAAAGAGCATCTGGCACCTGtgttgatgaagatgttgaaatGAATTAACCTATCTTACCatttttcctgcccttttttttttttaacaacttctCTGACGTCCAGTTCTACGTTTAACTGGAAAGAGCACTGTAATTCTAACATGGAAATTGCAGAGTGGTTCCCCCAACCCCTCACCAGGCCTTTCCTGTATCTTTGGGGGTGGAAGCTGGGGAAGGTTTAAGACCTGAAACACTGAATTTATACAAAAGGCTGAGGCCCTGCAGGGTCACTTAACATGTGCATCTGGGTTTTATTTCAGTGTCAGTCTTCTCAGAAATGGTAGAGACACGAATGGTATTTCCTGACAGAAATTGAGCCAGTCTGCAAACTGGGAATATTAGAGAACTATAGGATGAGCgttgttttcatgtgtttttaacaTTTGCAGCTCCTTCTCAAGTGGGAAGCACTGCAAAGCGTGCCTGATCCTCACCTTCCCAGCACGTGGCTGCACAGACAAATAAAGCACAAAACTACAGGCAGtcataaaagtgaaaaaagacattgatttttttttaagtttcttagCGCTTGGCTGTCCATGTACATTCCACACTTCTATGTGCCTTTAGGTTCCGGTGAGAAGTTTCCTCATATTAACCTACAACTGTGAATCTTCATAATTCTTCAGTTTAATCACTACTCTTCATTTCTGCAAGCCTGGATTTCGTTGGTGCTCGGTCTGCCAGTACACATGGCAGGGGCTGTTCTTGGAGATTGGTGCAGTAAAGACCAAGCAACTTCAGAAAGCTGAGGGCGGCCACAGCCTTCGAATAACTGACTACCTAATGTACTCTGGCAATATTATATAGGGAATACACTGAAAGAATGCATTCACAGTGATTTCTTGAAATACGACAGTAATCAAGTTGATTTTTCTGCAACAATACTGTAATAGCAATCCACATTTCTCCTAGAAAATGCAGAGGGGGAATAAATCTAGACATGTTCTTCTGAGACTGTTTTGGATGGAAGTTCACCAAGTAAGTCACCCTGTGCAGCTGAAGTAATAAGAGAGATTTTGTGGCATTGAGCAACATGTGCATCACAATAAAAGGGCAGAAAGTTGTTTTGGAGCTTTTGGGCTCTTTTTCTTGGCTGTCTTTATTTCTGGTTAGCTGTAGCTCAAATACAAACCCCTTTTGTACTGCAGCACAATTTATGAGGTAAAACAGAGAATCTAACCATTTCTAATTTCTTCAGTTGAAAATAGCCAATTGTAAAGGATGCAGAAACTGGTGGAATATATATCTCTGCATGTTTCCATTCATAAGTACTTGTTTCCCTTGAACCTTACCCAGAAATCCTCGCCCAACAACGCTTCCTGTTAAGGAATAAGACAAAATGAGTAAACAATTCAGGAATGGCGTCTCTTGCTGATCAAATcgcttcttttctttccagtactACCATAACCTGATGCATTCTGGTGATAATTTTCACTAAGGTTTCAGTTCTAGATACTACTGATTTAGTCCAGAGCCTAGGGAGATCTTTGAATTCCCCGTCTGCAAAGAGATTTCTATCGTATACTTCAGCTTGTATTAGCAGGAAATTCTGTTTTGTGATTATGTTCTCTATAAAGACCAGAGACCTGACTGAAGGCCCTCGCTTTTGATGAACCAGAAATATTAGAAACAGGCACCTGTTTATTCCcacccctcttttcttcccaaacGGTAGCTGAATAATACGGTTTTACTGatgttttattcagaaaatattgtTCACAACTGAGTTAAATTTTAAATGGGAAGTGGTTGATTTTTCGGATAATTTTGAGAGTGGAATTGCTAAGTGGATGATGACACGTGCAAATGtctgcaggaggggaaaaaactacCATGATTTTCTAAAGCTTGAGCCTGTTTGAGAGCACTTGCTGCTGTGCTGCCCTCTCTTGGTTGTATGTTCATCCCCCTACAAGCATTTTAATTGCCCGCTCCAAGACAGGAACAATAAAACAAATGTCTTTAGTTTAAAAACTCTGGGAGGCTGTGAACAATCTGCCATTCACATGGTGAACCATCGAGAGCGAAGGACAATGTGTATCATTAAAGATGTTTGTGACAGCCCCATGTCCGGTTGTAATTGTGGACATCTGATAGTTgggtcttctcttttccttttggaggCTTTCTGATATGCTGGTTTCTTgtcacatggggtttttttcccttggaattaGAAGAGATCCTTAGTATTTGAAGGAATGAGAGAGGAATAGAAAAATGGATCCTAAATGGCATTTTACCTGGAGGCAAGATTCCCAGCAATCGGGCAGTGGTGGGCTTGCACCCGAGGTTTGCAAGGTGGCTGAATACCTCCGCTGCCTTTGTTTCAGAGACAAACTCATGATCATTCCTTCTGTTTACAAGATTATGTCTTTCTGTAAATTCACCCTGGAATCTAGCAGTTTTCCAGGGTTACTTCTTCTGCTTTCCTGGATTTGAAGGGACTGTCTGTATTAGCGCTTACCACCACAAGCAGCCACCCCACTGTGCCCTGTCCCCTCTCTGGTTGGGTCTCTCCTTAGTCTCTCTCCTAGAAATCTGCTTCCAGCCCTATTCCTGGCAGGGTTGTACACACTGCTCCTCCTGCCAATATTGTCTGCATTAGCAGCAGTGAAGGCCAAGCAATTACCCCAGCAAAAAATTGAGCAATTCCATCAGTTTTCATTAGGATTGTCTAGAACTGTAGAAAACCAAAAAGTCACACTACACAGGGCCGATTATCACAACAGTGCTCTGCCTTAAACAAGATGACCTTTTAATCTAGCTGGCTCATAACCTTATGCTGTAAACGAACAGGTAACGCTCGCTGGACAGTAGCTCAGCTTCTGAGAAACCCCTGATCTCTAGATGAGACACCTCTGAGCTGTAGATGAGACTGTCCCCGTGAGCCAGCCTGCCGGGGTCACTCCTATCAACTTCGGAGCTCAAAGTCCTGATTGCGGAAGTTAGTTTGGTAATTACATATACTGGATAAAACAGTAAACCTCTTGGGCTTGCCTCTTAATTTTTTGTGGTGCTGGTTGTTCTGAGAGATCACTGTTCTGCCATTCTTCGCCCTCCCTGCACAGACAGGCGTGGAGGTGTCTGTTGTGGTGACCAAAAACGTCTTCCCACCAGCAGTAAGGACTCATTTTACCCTTCTTTTAGTGAGAGGTGATTTTTTTGCTCTCACAGTCTCTAATGCATATCCCAGTGGTACCGCAAAGCGGCAGATAAAACTCTCTtaagactcaatttaaagttttagaaagcaggcattctttattgcggcaccgggtacacaggggatagctcctcctgTTGTGCACACCGAATGCTACTGTCAAACCAAATTTACACACAGCAGGTATACATATTCtatgtaattccaagaaaacattagcatattcattacatttccaagaattcatttacatattataataagcTTTGGGGCATGCATAGTTgcgccttctggtggtcctcattttgaatgagggtcgtttcttcctcaatcttcatcttcttcatctgtcctttggctcacttttcatgttggcaaaacattctaactgcttaattgatcattaaaactaatgatcttcctgctaccacctgtttgtcagacaatgtccgtATTTATTGACATCCCTGTCTTAGGCCAccatgttctcaaggccacatacatcttttcttatcttactaagtccttgaaaggaTTTGGGATGCTTAccaaaatagctacatttcttctctaaaaagagcattctctacagtttaaccatttatggATTACATAAAGTCTGCTTCAGGTATCACCAGCGATGCACGTGGTTAACAGCAAGAGGCCCGAAAGCCAG
The Numenius arquata chromosome 16, bNumArq3.hap1.1, whole genome shotgun sequence DNA segment above includes these coding regions:
- the LOC141472458 gene encoding glutathione S-transferase theta-1 isoform X3, translated to MGLELYLDLLSQPCRSIYIFARSNNIPFEFKHVELFKGPSNSEGAGKVSLLKKVPALKDGDFTLAECTAILLYLSRKYNTPDHWYPSDIQKRAQVDEYLSWHHANIRANAPKTMWIKVLIPLFTGQPLPSEKLQEVMEGLSTSLKQFEERFLQDKAFIIGSEISLADLVAIVELMQPVGVGCDIFEDRPRLKEWRRRVEDAVGKELFFQAHEMILNIKELSNIQIDPQLKEHLAPVLMKMLK